In Paenibacillus xylanilyticus, the genomic window TCAGCAGTTGATCCACACTTTGCGCAAGCATGCCCCAATGTTTGCGGCCAAGTGCCACCTCACAGCGATACACACAGATGAGCGGCTTCATCGCCTGCTGTGTTTCTTCCGGTTCCTGCATGAGCAGCGTCTCAAATCGCTCAATCTCCGTCTGAGCCTTGTCTAACTCACCCGTCATGGTCAACATGACAATCCGATTGTTTGCAATTGCAGTAACGAGATCTCCCTGATTCCCGGCATATACCAGGTTGGCTTCCGCCATCGTAAGAGCCGAGAGGGCTTCCTGTACAAGCCCCATGGCGAAGCAATAACCGCTATATGCTACATATAAACCCGACAAACGGTGGAATAGACGCTGATCATACACATGCCGCATCGTCTGCTCAAAGACCTGTTTGGCCTCTTCATATTGTTTGACCTGAATATAGGCTTCCATTTTGATATTTTGTACCGACAGCCAAAATTCACTACCAGGGAGTGCCAGCTCACTGAGCCTTGTTGCATGAGTCAACACGTCGACGTATGCAAGCTTGGAACGATAATACTGCACCTTGTAATACAAGAGAGCTTTCGCCAGCGGACGGGGCAGATCGACATCATCCGGACGACCGTATTTCTCCAGATAATAATTCAAATAGGAAGTATGGATGTATTCATGAGCGGCTGCATCGTTCAGCTGCTGGTAATACACTGCTTTCATAAGAGCGGTCGTCAGTTCAACCGTCAGTGCATCATCCCGATCTTCCAGCGCATGCACGGTGTCTTCCGGTATGGCCGAAGCCGGCATGGACAGCTGTGCAAAAATAGCCTCTGCCCGTTCCATCGTCTCCTCGCTCTGATCCGCTGCGTGCAATAGGTAAGACGGCTTGACTGCCAGGCGTGAAGCAATGGCTTCAGCCAAGTCCTCGGGGAGCGGATAACGATCCGCCAGTATGTTCGCAAAATGAGCCTGTGTCACCAGACCCTCAACCAAATCCTTGCGGGAAATTTGCTTTCTTTTACTCAGAAATTCAATCCGTTCCTTCAGCATGGGCGTGTGTTCCTTTCGATTCATTGCTGTAAATGCTATGAACTATCATCGCAAAATCAGGGAATCAATGCCACCCTTTTGACGAATTCAAATGAAACGGTTTCCGTTTCGGTGACAATTGTTTTACAATAAGGAGGTATGCAATGGAGAATATGGACTAACTATTAACACATGAGTTGATAATGAAAGGATGCCAATGAATGATTATTAAACCAAGAACGCGTGGTTTTATTTGTACGACTTCCCATCCTGTAGGTTGTGCCGCACAGGTGCAAGAACAGATTGAATACGTGAAATCCCAGCCGGCGCTGAAGGGGCCACGTAATGTGCTTGTTATCGGTGCTTCTACCGGATACGGACTCGCATCACGTATTGTGTCTGCGTTTGGCGCAGGAGCGAATACCATCGGTATTTACCGCCCAAGCAGCTCAACGGATAAGCGCACCGCTTCGGCTGGATGGTACAATTCGGCTGCATTTGAGAAGGCCGCGGAAGAAGCAGGCCTGAAATCGTACAGCATCACTGGGGATGCATTTGCTAATGAAACGAGAGAAAGAACAGTTGAGCTGATTCGCAGCGAATTCGGCCAAGTTGATCTTGTGGTCTACAGTGTAGCATCCGCACGGCGCACCGATCCGAACACTGGCGAAGTTTCCAACTCCGTCCTGAAACCGATTGGACAATCATACACGAACAAAACGGTTAATTTCCATACGGGCGAAATTACTTCCGTTACCCTGGAGCCAGCAACCGAAGAAGAGATTCGCCAAACGGTAACGGTAATGGGCGGCGAAGACTGGGAACTGTGGATGGATGCACTGCAGCAAGGCGGCGTGCTGGCTGACGACGCAACGACGATTGCATTTTCCTATATCGGCCCTGAACTGACACAGGCCATCTATCGTGAAGGCTCCATTGGTCAGGCGAAGGATCATCTGGAGGCGACAGCACACAAGCTGAATGATCACATGAGTGCGACGGGTGGACGTGCATATGTCACTGTAGCGAAAGCTCTTGTCACCCAGTCCAGTTCCGCGATTCCTGTTGTACCGCTGTACATCTCTGCCCTATACAAGGTCATGAAGGAAAAAGGACTGCACGAAGGCTGTATCGAGCAATTGCAGCGTCTGTTCGCTGATCGCCTGTATGCCGGAGGGGACGTTCCAACCGACGAACAAGGACGCATTCGTATTGACGATTGGGAGATGAGAGAGGATGTGCAGGATGAAGTCGCGAAGCTCTGGAATGAGCTGACTACAGACAACATCTACGATCTGTCGGATCTCGAAGGATACCGTCGCGAGTTCTTCCAGCTGTTCGGTTTTGAGACCGATGGCGTCGACTACGAAGCTGACGTGGATCCCAATGTGGAAGTACCGCATCTCCGCTAATCGCGAATCAGGTAATGCAGCGCGGGTACGTACATCAAACGAAATGATATAAACATAAAGGAGAGCCCTGGGGCTCTCCTTTTGTTATGTTCAGATGTATAGAGTGAATGATTTATCTTTTTCCAAAAGCCTCATACACCCTTCATGCATCAGTGGATCAGAGGGACTTCAATCCTTTTTTTAGAGCTGCAGGTACCGTCTTTTCCACCTTGATGGACTGGGCTCCATGCATGGTTGCGAAGAAGGCAAGTCCATCCCGAAAATCAGACATCCATTCTTCCACGGGAGGAGCATTCTCCTCCATGGATAACAAACGGACCGTGAGTGTTCCCGTTTTACGATCCAGTCTGGGATCCATCCGTCCGATCAGCCGATCCCCGTGAAGAATGGGCATGGCGTAATAACCATACGTCCGTTTCGCTTCAGGCGTGTAAATCTCCCACTTATAATGATAATCAAACAAATCCACAATCCGTTCCCTTCTCCAGAGCAGGTTATCCAATGGGGGTAAGAAACGGACCGGACCTGATGCCTCATAATGTGTCTCGTCCTGCTGCATTCTCAGCAGCAGCTCTTCATCCTCTGTCCGGATGTAGTAGGGTGTCACGACACCCTCAATCTCCAGTTGGATCATTCGTCCATCGGCCACACGTGCAGCCATTTGCGCACGCCGCTCAGCTGCGGACCATTTAAGCCATCCGAGTCTGGCATCACGGGTATCCACCACCCGATAGGCATGAATGTATTTATCCAGAAGTGCCTGCTGCTGCATATGCGTCTCCTGTTCGACACTAAGGCCAGGCCTCTGTTGAACCAAATTCGGTTCAGTGATCTGGAAGTATCGTTCATTGCCCTGCCTTGCAACGACCCGGATGGCCGCAGTATCCAGCAGCAGGTTCAGCGCGAGACTTGTATCCTTAGTCTTTGGTGCATCCGGACGATCCCAATAACCACTGACTCGTTCAACCGCACGAAATGCTTTGGAGGGCAGCGGTCCTTCCTCAGCAAGACGCTGCAGGACATGCTGTACAGTTATCTCCAGACGCTGCAGGGATGGATTAAGCCGTTCTCTTAATCTCGCACGCACAGGTTCGAAATACGCGTAGTCCTCCATCGGGATGACACATGCTGCATTGGCAAAATACTCGAATACCTTGTGCTCACGAAGCAATGTATGTAAATGGGCAGGATCGTACCCCGGATCGCGGGCTCCCAGAACCAAATGCTGATTGCCAGTCACTGCTGCAACCGGATCGATCTGCACGCAGCCTAGCGTACGAATCAGACGCATAACCTGATCCGGTCCGGACGTTCCCGGTTCTGCTGGCCAGCGTTCCAGCAGCAATTGTGTATGCAGCAAAAAGCGCCGAACAGCTGCCTTTGTCGTGCGCAGGGTTGTCGTCATGATGGATCATTCGTCCTTTCTCACAGGATTCATGGTTTCCTTTTACAATTTTACAGTTTGTCCTATTTTTCCATTTTATCAGTCTTTAACGAAGCAATCCAACCAAAGCATTAAGTAAAACATTCATTAAGCGCCCTTGCCGCACGTCCCGTGGACAAAATAAAAAGAAGCACCACCATCCTGGATGATCCGCTTCTTGTGTTTGACCTTTTGCAGTTTTTCTTGTTTGGTTGGCATGAGTCGAACATGCTGGGATAATGCACCATAATTTTCGTTTACTCTTCGGCTCTGTTCGGGACAGTATTGTCCTGAGCGCTCTGCTCTGCGTAATGCTTTTTGTGTTTGGGTACGTGCCATAATGGATATCCACTCTCCTTTGGTTGAATACACTCAATATATCATGTGCAGGCCTGCAAGTGAAGGTGAACCCTGCCTAATGTCTTCGTAAAAAGGCCCCATCGGGGCCTGATAAATGCATTTCTATTCTAGGCTTTAGCGTGTAGTTCGTTTTCGTCTCGATTGCCACGTTTCTACCGGTTCCTGATCATCTTCTTCAATGAGCTCCATGGCTTCTTCCACTCTTCTCGACTTGAACAGGACAATCAGATCCATCAGATCTTCCCGGTCCAGCAGCTTCACACCGTTGACCGCAGCCAGGGTTCGGCAGGCTTCCGTGTACCTCGCTGAAGTCAGGACGATTGAGCGGTCTGCCTCATAATAACGCATCGAGGTGTAAATCTCCTGCACGGCACTCAAACCAACCGGATGATTCGCTCCATATCGTTTGGCCTGAATCACATTCCGTCTGCCCAGCCGGTCCGTAAACACAAGATCCGCTCCGAAGTCACGGCTGCTGGTCGTCTTGTGAACTTCTTCGTATCCGAGCTGTTGAAACAAATGAAAGAGATATAACTCAAACTCCGAACCATCTTCCATTTTATCGATGTCCTTGATTGAAATCTTGCGAGGGTTGGCTTCACTGCGTATACGCTGTCCCCGCCGGATGATTCGCCGAATTACCCAAGCCAGCAGCAGCAATACAGCGATCAATCCAATGACCCAAGGGGTTAAGTTGTCATTCCAATTCATGTCTGTTCTCCTTGTACATTCCTCTGTCAGAATCGTGCCTATGTTAGAATTAACCATGATTACCGACTTAATATAACAAACTTCTACCTCGTTCGAAAGAAGATGAATTCCCTGTAACCGTTACACTTCAGCAAACATAGATAATAGGATACATGGGGGATAAAAGGTTACAGTCTCTCAGGTTGAATTCGAACTGGCTTAAATGGTAGAATTCAACAATCGGTTCTATTTTGAACCGAAGAAAGGTGGTTTATAACTTGCTTACATTAAACAAACGCAATACCAAAACATGGGCAGCCCTGCTACTCAGCGGCGTGCTCCTCTTCAGTATGAATACAACGGGTTATGCGGCAGTACAGAGTGAGCCGCTTCCGAAACCTGCTTGGACTTCGCCTTCACTGATGCAAACCCAAGTCAACACGGAAAAAGACGTCCTGGTCAAGGAGATCAACGCTGTCCCTGCCAAAAACCTGGTATACGTACATTCCTCCCAGCCTGTGACCAAGACAAGCAGTGCCACAACGCTGGCCTGGCAGCTGGATACACTTCAGGCCCTGGATGCAACAACTGGTAAAGTGAAATGGAATTATATTTTTCATGAGAAAAGCGGGCCGTATACGACCTACTCCGATTCAATATACACCAGTTACGGCTCAGCCTATGTATATATGGAATATTCGGATGGAACCAAGAAAGTATACTCATTTAACACATCCGGCAAAACGAATTGGGTCAGAACGGTAAATGCTCCTTCCGATCTGTATCTGCTTGATGACGAAACCTTGCTAGTCGCTTCCAGTCAGGGTGCACAGTCCAACGGTTCGGTTCGAACAGCAATCTCGCTCTATGACAAGAAGGGCAAGCTGATTACCGAGAAGACGATTAATGGTGCTGTGCTTCAGGCAGGCAGTGACCGCATTGTGGTAGATGCAAGCAAACGAATCAAAGTCGGCAGTTACTGGCAGCCTGCAGCGAATCCCAAAGTGGAGATCTATGATCGTTCGCTCACCCGCCTGTCCTTCTATCAATTCCCAAGCAATGCAAACACGCAGGGAGACGGCGGTGGTGAGTCACTTGCCATACTGAACGATGGCTCCGTCATCATGCGTGCCAACTTCGAGAACACGGGCAACAAACTCATGGGCTTCGGAGCAGATGGCAAGCTCGCTTGGGGACGCAGCATTCCAGGTAATGCCTTCATTCAGACCGCAGGCGACGGATATACCCTGTTTACAGGTTCCAAGCTGGAGCTGTACAACATGAAAGGCAAAGTAACCGAGCGCACGTTCAAGGATCAACAGCCTGTATTGATGCAAGTGAAGCGAACTCAAGATGGGCAGTATCAGCTTGATTTTGCCAAAACCGGTTATATCGTGGACCCCAAAACCCTGGAAGACGTGCATGTGTACACAGCAAGCGCTTCGGTTCCTTCTATTATAAGTCCTTCAACGTATGTTAATGGTGTCCTCTACACCATTCAGGAGGATGCATTGTCCAAACATGTGCTTAAGTCCATGTCCGCAAAATAATTCATCAGCCTTGATTTAAAAAAAGCCGGGTCGACTCCAAAAGGAGCCTGCCCGGCTTTTGTAATATGATCTTCCCTTGTCTTACTTCCAGTTTGCTTCAATAAATTCATCCCGTCCGGATTGGGCACGGTCTTCCTTGTAATGCTTCTCATTTTTCTTATGGTAATCCTGATGATAGTCCTCGGCCGGGTAGAACACAACCGCATCCCGAATTTCTGTCACAATGGGCTGGTTAAATCGTCCACTTGCGGCCAGATCCTGCTTGGACTGCTCAGCCAGTTCGCGCTGTCGCTCATTGTGTACAAAGATCGCTGTACGATACTGGGTTCCGCGATCCTGGAACTGACCTCCGTCATCGGTAGGATCAATCTGCGGCCAGTAAAGCTCCAGGAGCCGTTCATAGGGAAACAGCTCCGGATCAAATGTGATTTCAACCACCTCAACGTGTCCGGTTTCCCCTGTTTTGACCTGCTCATATGTGGGATGTTCAACGTGACCGCCTGTATACCCGGATACAATTCCGTGAATGCCTGGCTGTTCTTCAAATGGTGTAACCATACACCAGAAACATCCTCCGGCAAATGTCGCTTTTTCCATGGTCTCTCTCTCCTTCGTGCACTCATCTATTATTAGGAAACCTTGCCTGTCACCCAAACCAAGGTTTCGTTATGAACCGCTGCCTATATATCTTAAAACAAAAAGAGGTTGATGGAAAGCCATCCCTATGGCTTCTCATCAACCTCTTCATTATAAACGGGAAACATCATTTATTTCCCATGGATTCGTAGTGCAATAACGTCGTTACCCGCGACTACGACCCATTGAACGGAAGATCAAGCTTACGATTGCTACAAGTACGATGGCACCAATTAATGCCGGTACGATGTAGAATCCGCCCATTTCAGGACCCATCTCTCCGAAGATCACGCCGCCTAACCATCCACCGATGAAACCAGCGATAATGTTACCAATAACACCACCTGGGATGTCACGACCAACGATCAGACCTGCCAACCATCCAATAATACCACCGATAATTAATGACCATAACCAACCCATACTACTCACCTCAATTAAAAGTTTTTGTTGTTGTCTGTCTACTATTAACCGCTACAGAAGCATTTAAACAACTGAATTAAAAATTGTTGTATATTACCTTTTATTCATATGCTTCATATCCGCACGACAAGCCCGTCTCAGCAAGGAAACAACTCATTTTTGCTTTCCGTTCAACCTTTATTAGCTTCAACGGCTTAATTGTACCTCCCGAAGGTCATTGTATGTAGGAGCAGACAACCGTAGTATATCCAATTGAGATGTATAATATTTGATGGTGTATGGTATTAATAAAAACCGGCTCGTCCCTTTCCTGGCTGAGTCAGCCAGTTATGCTTATGGCTCTTGTCCAGCTCTCCCCGCATGGACTGAATAACTTGTACAATGTCTGTCTGGCCATTCTGATGCCATTCGAGTGCAGCACTGACATATAACTCACCGAGCTGTGCAAGGGAGAATGTATCCGTGAGCCGAGCCGCTTCCTGCGTTCCTTCTTCGCCGGCAAAGACCGAAAATCCCCGCTGCTGCAAGTATTGCAGTCGCAGTGCTTCGTCTGGCAGCGGAATTTCATAAGCCCGATCAAACCGTCCGGCACGGTTCATGAGACCTGGATCTATTTTCTCCGGATAATTCGTTGTACCGATCAGAAAAATACCCTCTTTGGATGTAGCTCCATCCAGTGTATTTAGGAAGAAGGAGCGCACTTCGTCCGGCATCGAATCAATATCTTCAATGATCAGCACCATAGGAGCCAGGCGTTTGGCTGCCTCGAATACTTCCCGAACGGACTCACTGTTGGTATACTCGGTAATTTGCCAGTATGCAGCTGGACCCGGGATGCTGCCCGCAATGGATTTGACCAAGGTTGTTTTCCCGTTGCCCGGGTGACCATACAGCAGAATCCCCCGTTTGTAGGGAATATCATATTCCCGGTAAAAGGAGCGATCCGCTTCGAAGAACTGATCCAGCGAGCGGAAAATATCCTGCTTAATTTGGGGCGAAAGAACCACATCGTCTCTTCCCACCGAGCGGGTGATGGATTCGACATGGCGTTCGCTGCCATTGCGGGCATCGGTATACACCGTAACCTTTTTCATATTTTGCTGACGCTCCCGTTCACGCACACTGCCCAGAAACTGCTTGAGTTCTTCCTCACCTACCGCGAATACAAAGTCCTCATTGTAGATGCCATTATCCCGGAAAAAGGGAATACGGACGAGTGCAACCCCCCATTTGGGATATGCAAACACGTTGTTCCGAATGGAATAATGCACCCCATATGTAGGCACATCACCATCATCTTCATAATGAAGGGTACGGAGCTCCAGATCCTCGAAAATACGGGCAACCAGCTCCACTTCGTTACTGTCGCTCAGCAAATCCTCCTTCAGCAGCTCCCAGTATTCGTTGTTCGGATCATCACTGGCAAACAGTTCATAACGAACCCCGTACTTGCTGCTTAACGCTTCAATAATGCCCCGGATCAGGCGTGCATATGTCGCATAGCCCTGGATTCGGATCTGGTCGTCCTGCGTGTGGTCGTAAGCATAGATAGCTTGGGTGTGATTTACTTTTTCATTGGGTATAATCATTATTTTGCTCCTTTCACAGCTGCAAGCGGTTTGCATTTGGCTACAACCTGAGCCAGGCCTGCACCGGTAACACTATCAATAATTTCATCAACATTTTTATATGCCTGTGGCGATTCATCTATAATCGATTCGAGTGATCGCTGATTCACCACAATTTCATCTTCTGTACCCACGCCGAGTGCGGATGCAAAATCTTCTACCGTAACCAGACGCTTGGTAGCAGTACGTGAACGAATGCGCCCTGCACCGTGGCAGATCGAATAATAGTTATCTTCGCCCTGAGGCTGACCTACCATGATATACGAGGCTGTCCCCATCGATCCTGGAATAAGCGCAGGATGACCTGTAGCCATATAAGGTTTCGGATTATCCGGGTGCCCGGCAGGCAGGGCACGCGTTGCCCCTTTGCGATGGACAAATACGCTGCCTTCTTTGGCATGAGATTCCTCCCAGGCATAGTTGTGCATCAGGTCATACAATGTACGGAATTCACATTTGGGTCCGAACACTTCCCGGAACGCCTCCCGAATAGCGAAAGCGATCAGATGCCGGTTAACCACAGCATAATTCAACGCGGAATACATCATGTTGACGTAATGACGGCCTTCGGCGTGTTCCAACGGAGCAAAAACCAGTCTCGGATCCGATGTACCAAGCCCGTTTCGCTGCATCATTTTGGCAATGGCAGACGAGCTGGTCTGGCTCACATGTCCGCCCCATGCACGGGAACCTGAATGAATCATGACGACGATTTGACCATCAACCAATCCCCAGGCTTCCGCGATCTCACGATTTTCCTCTGCAATTTCAATAGACTGGATTTCGGCAAAATGATTGCCCCCGCCCAAGGTGCCCAGCTGACGGTGTGCACGATGCCAGGTCATATCCGGAACAAGATTGAGCACGTCCTCATCGTAGGCAAATTTGCTGCTTTCCACATGGGTGATGGATGTCGACTTCTTCGGCGTGTAACTGTCCGGAATATATTTTTTGGGCAAGCCATGCAAGCCTTTGCGAACAATGTGTTCAAGTCGGATATCCGAGAAATGCCCTCGCTGACTAGCCTCCATTGGCAATACCTTTTCAATGGCCTTGACCAGCTTGCGGCGCAATTTTACATCTTTCAGATCATCCCTATGCAGATTCGTCATATGCACCCGCATCCCGCAGCCGATATCACTGCCAACAATGGATGGAGACACGTAACCCGTCTTTGCGTCCCATACGGCCGTCGTGCCGATGCAGGTTCCCACACCTACGTGAACATCCGGGGTATAACTCATATAGGAAATGCCAGGAATTTGCAAATTGTTGTTCGCCATTTCAAACACTTTATAGTCCAGTGAGGAAAACAATTGCTGTGCGGCATATACCGTCAAGTCTCCTGCTGGCAATTTCACTTCATGCCGATATCCGCCAGGGAATTCGTTTTGACTCGTAAATAAATTAGGTTCTGTATTCATAAATGCTTATTTTTCCTTCCTGTTTATCATATTGTGGTTGTTTTTCAAAATAAGGAATGTTTGTATCGCATGGTTCATGTCCGCTTCAGTCGATACAACAAAAAAAAGAAGCCATGGACGCATCCGCCCATGACTTCTTCATGACATAACAGAGAACAGGACGGCATGAAGATGCCATACCTCTGTTCTCCATCGCTATATAAGCCGAGAATGACATATCGATACCTGCATTAAGAACAGTGAAAAGATATGCCGATCCTCCTATGTCGCCCGTAAGAGGCCAAAGAGACGATGAGCTGGATATGCAGTTGTAACTATGCGACTTGTTGTATGTGTCAATCGAACATCATAACCAACCATCATGTCTTTCGGCCTCCCTTCGTAAATGATAAGTCTTATATTAATAGGACTCGTTTCGATATGTCAACCCTTTTCTTGGAAAATAAACCGTTTGACATGAATATGCATATACTAAAAAATCAGGGGTCTGTTTGAATACAGCCCCTGATTTTTACGACGACATATGCTGTTTGTGTTAAGCTTATACGCTTAGTTTCCTGCTTGTTTTTCCAACTCTTCAATCGGATTTTCATCCTCTTTGGCTGGTACCTTGGAAGACAGGAACCAACCGCATACCGCAATGGTAATCAATACGATATAGAATCCGAATTTCCAAATTTTATTTTCCGGGAAATGTTCATCCAGAACACCAAGTGAAGGATGCGCCAGCGTAATGACTGCGAGCTTAACCCCTACCCAACCTACGATAACGAAGGCTGCCACTTCAAGTCCCGGACGTGAATGAAGCAATTTAACGAAGAAGGAAGCTGCAAAACGCATAATGACGAGACCAATAAATCCACCCAGGAAGATGACGATAAACTGTCCACCATCCAACCCGCCAATTGGTGGCAATCCACTTGGTGGCAGCGCCACAGCCAGTGCTACGGCTGCAAGAATGGAGTCGACTGCAAAAGCAATATCCGCAACCTCGACCTTGAAAACGGTCATCCAGAAACCGGATTGTTTCTTGGCTTTCTTCGGTGCATCATCGGCTGCTTCGTCTGTCTTGTTTCGGCTGCCCATAACTTTCTTGGCAATGTGATTAATCGAGATGTAAAGAAGATACAGTGCTCCGATCGCCTGAACCTGCCACACATCGACGAGGAACGAGATCAGGAACAAGGAACCTAACCTGAAGATAAAGGCTCCGAGCAAACCGTAGAATAGCGCTTTTTTGCGCTTCTCATCCGGTAAATGCTTAACCATAATCGCAAGCACCAAAGCATTATCTGCTGCCAGCAATCCTTCCAGGACTACTAGGACGATTAGTACCCATCCATACTCCAATAATAATGACAAATCCAAATTTGACTCCTCCTTAGTATCCTTATGATGTACAAAAAAAGGACCTTTACCATCGCTGGTAAAGATCCTTTTATATCCATAAAAAGAGACCTTTACCCAGCGTGAAAACTTGGTAAAGGTCTCGCTAACAACAAATTGCTGCCAATAAAGCCGGGGATGTGATCCCGAATTGACGACTTTACTGTGAAAGCTACTCCCCTTTAACATCAGGAATATGCAGTTGTAGTTGGTGCATTTCTTACAGTTCAAATAACCTGTTCTCATCATATTCACAACACTACACAAAGTCAAGCTTTATTTAACAGTACCTTGACCCTGG contains:
- a CDS encoding XRE family transcriptional regulator, with translation MLKERIEFLSKRKQISRKDLVEGLVTQAHFANILADRYPLPEDLAEAIASRLAVKPSYLLHAADQSEETMERAEAIFAQLSMPASAIPEDTVHALEDRDDALTVELTTALMKAVYYQQLNDAAAHEYIHTSYLNYYLEKYGRPDDVDLPRPLAKALLYYKVQYYRSKLAYVDVLTHATRLSELALPGSEFWLSVQNIKMEAYIQVKQYEEAKQVFEQTMRHVYDQRLFHRLSGLYVAYSGYCFAMGLVQEALSALTMAEANLVYAGNQGDLVTAIANNRIVMLTMTGELDKAQTEIERFETLLMQEPEETQQAMKPLICVYRCEVALGRKHWGMLAQSVDQLLKCAITEDQQMSGTFYQSHLALAHGNREAFMEQALACLPYFESTQHAMRLEPLYEGLAVVSEDQRRYKEAAMYYKKLVYLLRKK
- the fabV gene encoding enoyl-ACP reductase FabV — translated: MIIKPRTRGFICTTSHPVGCAAQVQEQIEYVKSQPALKGPRNVLVIGASTGYGLASRIVSAFGAGANTIGIYRPSSSTDKRTASAGWYNSAAFEKAAEEAGLKSYSITGDAFANETRERTVELIRSEFGQVDLVVYSVASARRTDPNTGEVSNSVLKPIGQSYTNKTVNFHTGEITSVTLEPATEEEIRQTVTVMGGEDWELWMDALQQGGVLADDATTIAFSYIGPELTQAIYREGSIGQAKDHLEATAHKLNDHMSATGGRAYVTVAKALVTQSSSAIPVVPLYISALYKVMKEKGLHEGCIEQLQRLFADRLYAGGDVPTDEQGRIRIDDWEMREDVQDEVAKLWNELTTDNIYDLSDLEGYRREFFQLFGFETDGVDYEADVDPNVEVPHLR
- a CDS encoding winged helix-turn-helix domain-containing protein codes for the protein MTTTLRTTKAAVRRFLLHTQLLLERWPAEPGTSGPDQVMRLIRTLGCVQIDPVAAVTGNQHLVLGARDPGYDPAHLHTLLREHKVFEYFANAACVIPMEDYAYFEPVRARLRERLNPSLQRLEITVQHVLQRLAEEGPLPSKAFRAVERVSGYWDRPDAPKTKDTSLALNLLLDTAAIRVVARQGNERYFQITEPNLVQQRPGLSVEQETHMQQQALLDKYIHAYRVVDTRDARLGWLKWSAAERRAQMAARVADGRMIQLEIEGVVTPYYIRTEDEELLLRMQQDETHYEASGPVRFLPPLDNLLWRRERIVDLFDYHYKWEIYTPEAKRTYGYYAMPILHGDRLIGRMDPRLDRKTGTLTVRLLSMEENAPPVEEWMSDFRDGLAFFATMHGAQSIKVEKTVPAALKKGLKSL
- a CDS encoding restriction endonuclease, which codes for MNWNDNLTPWVIGLIAVLLLLAWVIRRIIRRGQRIRSEANPRKISIKDIDKMEDGSEFELYLFHLFQQLGYEEVHKTTSSRDFGADLVFTDRLGRRNVIQAKRYGANHPVGLSAVQEIYTSMRYYEADRSIVLTSARYTEACRTLAAVNGVKLLDREDLMDLIVLFKSRRVEEAMELIEEDDQEPVETWQSRRKRTTR
- the msrA gene encoding peptide-methionine (S)-S-oxide reductase MsrA gives rise to the protein MEKATFAGGCFWCMVTPFEEQPGIHGIVSGYTGGHVEHPTYEQVKTGETGHVEVVEITFDPELFPYERLLELYWPQIDPTDDGGQFQDRGTQYRTAIFVHNERQRELAEQSKQDLAASGRFNQPIVTEIRDAVVFYPAEDYHQDYHKKNEKHYKEDRAQSGRDEFIEANWK
- a CDS encoding GlsB/YeaQ/YmgE family stress response membrane protein, with protein sequence MGWLWSLIIGGIIGWLAGLIVGRDIPGGVIGNIIAGFIGGWLGGVIFGEMGPEMGGFYIVPALIGAIVLVAIVSLIFRSMGRSRG
- a CDS encoding AAA family ATPase, producing MIIPNEKVNHTQAIYAYDHTQDDQIRIQGYATYARLIRGIIEALSSKYGVRYELFASDDPNNEYWELLKEDLLSDSNEVELVARIFEDLELRTLHYEDDGDVPTYGVHYSIRNNVFAYPKWGVALVRIPFFRDNGIYNEDFVFAVGEEELKQFLGSVRERERQQNMKKVTVYTDARNGSERHVESITRSVGRDDVVLSPQIKQDIFRSLDQFFEADRSFYREYDIPYKRGILLYGHPGNGKTTLVKSIAGSIPGPAAYWQITEYTNSESVREVFEAAKRLAPMVLIIEDIDSMPDEVRSFFLNTLDGATSKEGIFLIGTTNYPEKIDPGLMNRAGRFDRAYEIPLPDEALRLQYLQQRGFSVFAGEEGTQEAARLTDTFSLAQLGELYVSAALEWHQNGQTDIVQVIQSMRGELDKSHKHNWLTQPGKGRAGFY
- a CDS encoding RtcB family protein, producing the protein MNTEPNLFTSQNEFPGGYRHEVKLPAGDLTVYAAQQLFSSLDYKVFEMANNNLQIPGISYMSYTPDVHVGVGTCIGTTAVWDAKTGYVSPSIVGSDIGCGMRVHMTNLHRDDLKDVKLRRKLVKAIEKVLPMEASQRGHFSDIRLEHIVRKGLHGLPKKYIPDSYTPKKSTSITHVESSKFAYDEDVLNLVPDMTWHRAHRQLGTLGGGNHFAEIQSIEIAEENREIAEAWGLVDGQIVVMIHSGSRAWGGHVSQTSSSAIAKMMQRNGLGTSDPRLVFAPLEHAEGRHYVNMMYSALNYAVVNRHLIAFAIREAFREVFGPKCEFRTLYDLMHNYAWEESHAKEGSVFVHRKGATRALPAGHPDNPKPYMATGHPALIPGSMGTASYIMVGQPQGEDNYYSICHGAGRIRSRTATKRLVTVEDFASALGVGTEDEIVVNQRSLESIIDESPQAYKNVDEIIDSVTGAGLAQVVAKCKPLAAVKGAK
- a CDS encoding TerC family protein, producing the protein MDLSLLLEYGWVLIVLVVLEGLLAADNALVLAIMVKHLPDEKRKKALFYGLLGAFIFRLGSLFLISFLVDVWQVQAIGALYLLYISINHIAKKVMGSRNKTDEAADDAPKKAKKQSGFWMTVFKVEVADIAFAVDSILAAVALAVALPPSGLPPIGGLDGGQFIVIFLGGFIGLVIMRFAASFFVKLLHSRPGLEVAAFVIVGWVGVKLAVITLAHPSLGVLDEHFPENKIWKFGFYIVLITIAVCGWFLSSKVPAKEDENPIEELEKQAGN